A single genomic interval of Calypte anna isolate BGI_N300 chromosome 3, bCalAnn1_v1.p, whole genome shotgun sequence harbors:
- the DNAJC27 gene encoding dnaJ homolog subfamily C member 27 isoform X2, with protein sequence MEANPPKRKEPRKSLRIKVISMGNAEVGKSCIIKRYCEKRFVPKYLATIGIDYGVTKVQIRDREMKVNIFDMAGHPFFYEVRNEFYKDTQGVILVYDVGQKESFDALDAWLAEMKQELGPHGNMENIVFVVCANKIDCPKHRSVDESEGRLWAESRGFLYFETSAQTGEGINEMFQSFYSAIIDLCDNGGKRPPSSLGVGFTKEQADAIRRIRSSKDSWDMLGVKPGATRDEVTPNDAALDCEGKGNYLRKISLVLEGENGTRSVLYLPNLSWGQEWSPQGTHLLLTSQSPLPPLPSISPSPTCWEEAPKAAGPQPPSLSPIPLLRQALGEVPCWGLSSAVSGPGCLQAGEGFCPKEEEEEAAAHPSPWLLLSSSPPPLSQTWVNSRGALLLTPRSAWSLDGVRATTAARFSEETNLGIPWAPLVLPGLSFISLLLPELLRGCQDTNP encoded by the exons ATGGAAGCGAATCCGCCGAAGCGGAAGGAACCGCGGAAATCGCTGCGCATTAAAGTCATCTCCATGGGCAACGCGGAGGTGGGCAAG AGCTGCATTATCAAACGTTACTGTGAGAAGAGGTTTGTGCCCAAGTACCTGGCGACCATCGGGATCGACTACGGAGTCACCAA AGTGCAGATCAGAGACAGAGAGATGAAGGTGAACATCTTTGACATGGCAGGACACCCCTTCTTCTACGAG GTGAGGAACGAGTTCTACAAGGACACTCAGGGAGTCATCCTGGTCTATGATGTTGGACAGAAGGAGTCTTTTGATGCCCTGGATGCCTGGTTGGCTGAGatgaagcaggagctgggccCCCATGGGAACATGGAGAACATTGTCTTTGTTGTCTGTGCCAAcaag aTCGACTGCCCCAAGCACCGCAGCGTGGATGAGAGCGAGGGGAGGCTctgggcagagagcagaggatTCCTCTACTTTGAGACCTCGGCACAAACAGGAGAAGGGATCAACGAGATGTTTCAg AGTTTTTACTCGGCCATCATCGACCTGTGTGACAACGGGGGGAAGCGTCCCCCCTCCAGCCTGGGGGTGGGCTTCACCAAGGAGCAGGCAGATGCCATCCGCAGGATCCGCAGCAGCAAGGACAGCTGGGACATGCTGGGGGTCAAACCTGGAGCCACCAG GGATGAG GTGACACCCAACGATGCTGCTTTGGACTGTGAGGGAAAGGGGAATTACTTGAGGAAAATCTCTCTGGTACTGGAGGGAGAGAATGGCACCAGGAGTGTTCTTTACCTCCCCAACCTGTCATGGGGACAAGAGTGGTCTCCCCAGGGCACCCACCTCCTCCTCACATCACAGAGTCCTCTGCCACCACTTCCTTCCATCTCCCCAAGCCCAACTTGTTGGGAAGAAGCCCCAAAAGCTGCAGGACCTCaacccccctccctctctcccatccctctgctcaggcAAGCTCTGGGTGAGGTCCCTTGTTGGGGACTGTCCTCAGCTGTGAGTGGCCCTGGCTGTTTGCAAGCAGGGGAAGGTTTCTGCcccaaggaggaggaggaggaggcagcagctcaccCCTCACCATGGCTGCTTCTcagctcttcccctcctcccctcagccAGACGTGGGTGAATTCAAGGGGAGCTTTGCTGCTCACCCCAAGAAGTGCTTGGTCACTTGATGGAGTCAGAGCCACCACAGCTGCCAGGTTCTCCGAGGAGACCAACCTGGGGATCCCTTGGGCTCCTCTGGTGTTGCCAGGactcagttttatttccttgctgctgcctgagcTCCTCAGGGGGTGTCAGGACACAAACCCATGA
- the DNAJC27 gene encoding dnaJ homolog subfamily C member 27 isoform X3 — protein sequence MEANPPKRKEPRKSLRIKVISMGNAEVGKSCIIKRYCEKRFVPKYLATIGIDYGVTKVQIRDREMKVNIFDMAGHPFFYEVRNEFYKDTQGVILVYDVGQKESFDALDAWLAEMKQELGPHGNMENIVFVVCANKIDCPKHRSVDESEGRLWAESRGFLYFETSAQTGEGINEMFQSFYSAIIDLCDNGGKRPPSSLGVGFTKEQADAIRRIRSSKDSWDMLGVKPGATRDEVNKAYRKLAVLLHPDKCVAPGSEDAFKAVVNARTSLLKNIK from the exons ATGGAAGCGAATCCGCCGAAGCGGAAGGAACCGCGGAAATCGCTGCGCATTAAAGTCATCTCCATGGGCAACGCGGAGGTGGGCAAG AGCTGCATTATCAAACGTTACTGTGAGAAGAGGTTTGTGCCCAAGTACCTGGCGACCATCGGGATCGACTACGGAGTCACCAA AGTGCAGATCAGAGACAGAGAGATGAAGGTGAACATCTTTGACATGGCAGGACACCCCTTCTTCTACGAG GTGAGGAACGAGTTCTACAAGGACACTCAGGGAGTCATCCTGGTCTATGATGTTGGACAGAAGGAGTCTTTTGATGCCCTGGATGCCTGGTTGGCTGAGatgaagcaggagctgggccCCCATGGGAACATGGAGAACATTGTCTTTGTTGTCTGTGCCAAcaag aTCGACTGCCCCAAGCACCGCAGCGTGGATGAGAGCGAGGGGAGGCTctgggcagagagcagaggatTCCTCTACTTTGAGACCTCGGCACAAACAGGAGAAGGGATCAACGAGATGTTTCAg AGTTTTTACTCGGCCATCATCGACCTGTGTGACAACGGGGGGAAGCGTCCCCCCTCCAGCCTGGGGGTGGGCTTCACCAAGGAGCAGGCAGATGCCATCCGCAGGATCCGCAGCAGCAAGGACAGCTGGGACATGCTGGGGGTCAAACCTGGAGCCACCAG GGATGAGGTGAACAAGGCCTACAGGaagctggctgtgctgctccacCCTGACAAGTGTGTGGCTCCTGGCAGTGAAGATGCCTTCAAAGCCGTGGTGAACGCCCGGACCTCACTGCTCAAAAACATCAAATAG
- the DNAJC27 gene encoding dnaJ homolog subfamily C member 27 isoform X1, whose translation MEANPPKRKEPRKSLRIKVISMGNAEVGKSCIIKRYCEKRFVPKYLATIGIDYGVTKVQIRDREMKVNIFDMAGHPFFYEVRNEFYKDTQGVILVYDVGQKESFDALDAWLAEMKQELGPHGNMENIVFVVCANKIDCPKHRSVDESEGRLWAESRGFLYFETSAQTGEGINEMFQSFYSAIIDLCDNGGKRPPSSLGVGFTKEQADAIRRIRSSKDSWDMLGVKPGATRDEVTPNDAALDCEGKGNYLRKISLVLEGENGTRSVLYLPNLSWGQEWSPQGTHLLLTSQSPLPPLPSISPSPTCWEEAPKAAGPQPPSLSPIPLLRQALGEVPCWGLSSAVSGPGCLQAGEGFCPKEEEEEAAAHPSPWLLLSSSPPPLSQTWVNSRGALLLTPRSAWSLDGVRATTAARFSEETNLGIPWAPLVLPGLSFISLLLPELLRGCQDTNP comes from the exons ATGGAAGCGAATCCGCCGAAGCGGAAGGAACCGCGGAAATCGCTGCGCATTAAAGTCATCTCCATGGGCAACGCGGAGGTGGGCAAG AGCTGCATTATCAAACGTTACTGTGAGAAGAGGTTTGTGCCCAAGTACCTGGCGACCATCGGGATCGACTACGGAGTCACCAA AGTGCAGATCAGAGACAGAGAGATGAAGGTGAACATCTTTGACATGGCAGGACACCCCTTCTTCTACGAG GTGAGGAACGAGTTCTACAAGGACACTCAGGGAGTCATCCTGGTCTATGATGTTGGACAGAAGGAGTCTTTTGATGCCCTGGATGCCTGGTTGGCTGAGatgaagcaggagctgggccCCCATGGGAACATGGAGAACATTGTCTTTGTTGTCTGTGCCAAcaag aTCGACTGCCCCAAGCACCGCAGCGTGGATGAGAGCGAGGGGAGGCTctgggcagagagcagaggatTCCTCTACTTTGAGACCTCGGCACAAACAGGAGAAGGGATCAACGAGATGTTTCAg AGTTTCTACTCGGCCATCATCGACCTGTGTGACAACGGGGGGAAGCGTCCCCCCTCCAGCCTGGGGGTGGGCTTCACCAAGGAGCAG GCAGATGCCATCCGCAGGATCCGCAGCAGCAAGGACAGCTGGGACATGCTGGGGGTCAAACCTGGAGCCACCAG GGATGAG GTGACACCCAACGATGCTGCTTTGGACTGTGAGGGAAAGGGGAATTACTTGAGGAAAATCTCTCTGGTACTGGAGGGAGAGAATGGCACCAGGAGTGTTCTTTACCTCCCCAACCTGTCATGGGGACAAGAGTGGTCTCCCCAGGGCACCCACCTCCTCCTCACATCACAGAGTCCTCTGCCACCACTTCCTTCCATCTCCCCAAGCCCAACTTGTTGGGAAGAAGCCCCAAAAGCTGCAGGACCTCaacccccctccctctctcccatccctctgctcaggcAAGCTCTGGGTGAGGTCCCTTGTTGGGGACTGTCCTCAGCTGTGAGTGGCCCTGGCTGTTTGCAAGCAGGGGAAGGTTTCTGCcccaaggaggaggaggaggaggcagcagctcaccCCTCACCATGGCTGCTTCTcagctcttcccctcctcccctcagccAGACGTGGGTGAATTCAAGGGGAGCTTTGCTGCTCACCCCAAGAAGTGCTTGGTCACTTGATGGAGTCAGAGCCACCACAGCTGCCAGGTTCTCCGAGGAGACCAACCTGGGGATCCCTTGGGCTCCTCTGGTGTTGCCAGGactcagttttatttccttgctgctgcctgagcTCCTCAGGGGGTGTCAGGACACAAACCCATGA